Genomic segment of Streptomyces alboniger:
GGCGGCGGCGCGAAGTTCGCCCGCTCCGCGGGTGCCTCCGTGCAGCTGCTCGCGAAGGAAGGCGCCATGGCGCACCTTCGTATGCCGTCCGGTGAGATCCGTCTGGTCGACGTCCGCTGCCGCGCCACCATCGGCGAGGTCGGCAACGCCGAGCAGTCGAACATCAACTGGGGCAAGGCCGGCCGCATGCGCTGGAAGGGCGTCCGCCCGACCGTGCGTGGTGTCGTGATGAACCCGGTCGACCACCCGCACGGTGGTGGTGAAGGCAAGACCTCCGGTGGTCGTCACCCGGTCTCGCCGTGGGGCAAGAAGGAGGGTCGTACTCGTGATCGCAACAAGGCGAGCAACAAGTACATCGTCCGCCGCCGCAAGTCGAACAAGAAGCGCTAGGAGCGGGTTTAGATGCCGCGCAGTCTCAAGAAGGGGCCCTTCGTCGACGACCACCTCGTAAAGAAGGTGGACGCCCAGAACGAAGCCGGCACCAAGAACGTCATCAAGACCTGGTCCCGTCGCTCGATGATCATCCCCAGCATGCTGGGCCACACGATCGCGGTGCACAACGGCAAGACCCACATCCCGGTGTTCGTCACCGAGTCGATGGTCGGCCACAAGCTCGGCGAGTTCTCGCCGACGCGCACCTTCCGGGGTCACGTCAAGGACGACCGGAAGTCGAAGCGCCGCTAAGGCGGGGTGGAATCGAC
This window contains:
- the rpsS gene encoding 30S ribosomal protein S19, with the protein product MPRSLKKGPFVDDHLVKKVDAQNEAGTKNVIKTWSRRSMIIPSMLGHTIAVHNGKTHIPVFVTESMVGHKLGEFSPTRTFRGHVKDDRKSKRR